The nucleotide window CCTTCGGGAGAAAAATCCGCCAACGCCGGCAGCAATGCTTTTGCTTTTTCATACGCCTCAATCGCTTCAGCCTTTTTTGATTCGCCCTGCTTGGCAAGATCATTGCCCACTTCTATCAAATCCATCGCATCCTTCCGAGCTTTCGCCTTCGCGCCCTTGCTAGCAAACTCTTGATACTGCTTCTCAGGGTCCAAATCAACAATCTTGCCCAATGCAGAAAATAGAACCTTGGCTTCCTTATACGCCTTGATTGCCTCCTCGCGATCGTCCATTGCAGCGGCTGTGTTACCCTCTTGAACCTTTGCATTGGCACTCATAACAGCCTGCCTATCCAGCTCATTCTTCCGCATTTGGACTTTGCTATAGAAGATCCATGCCGCCATAATAACCAGAACCGCGGCAGCAATCAAAACCACAGTCGTCAGCTTTCTAGATGCCTTCAGTTTATCGTCGGCAGTTGCCTGGTCCTGCAGTCTTCTACGCTCTGCGAGATCCAGCTCTTTTTCCTGGCGTCTTCTGAAAACATCGTCCCGCCTGCGATCGCACCAATCACGGAGAGCTAGCCCCATCACATCATGCACGAATTCGTAAAGGGGCTTCGAGGGTGGGCCGACTTTCCGCAGTAAACTCATTTTCCGCCCCTGGGGATCATCGGATTCAAGCGCCAAGGCTTCCAGCAGACTCACAATCCTGCCTTCGTCTTGAATACCAGCATCCATGGCCAGGCGGCGGGGATCCCCTGCCTTCTTCTGGCCGCCGAAGCGGATGAGGAAGCGAAGAACCTCCGCGGCATCATCCTGCTGTTCCGGCGTCAATCTTGCCATGATCCCATCGAAATAGGTCCTTACCAGATAGCGGGCCTCCGATTCGTCCTCCGCCTTCTCGGCCGTCAAAGTTTCGAAAGTTGCCAGCTTCAGGAAAGATCCGCCGTCTTTCCCAATATCCTGCTCCCAAAGCCGGGTGAGGATGATCTGCAGGAACAGGGCCTTGTAGCGGAGGGTATCCTCCTGCGGGACCAACAGACGGGGAGAAAGATAAACATCTTCGAATCCGATCCGGTCCTCACGGATTTGCGCGAGTAGCTTGTCCTTGAGAGCGGGCTCTATGTCAACGCTCCGATACCCCGATTGGGCATGGATTTCCAACGGGCGGGTCATCGCCTCCTCCGCTCCGTCATGTGTCAGGTGCTCCAGGCGGTACATGTTCCCGAGCAGATACGGGATGCGCGGTCGCAGCCGGTCCAGCTTGCCCAGGCCATCGTCCCGCAGGGACAAGATGAAGCTCGCGGGGACATCCTGGCGGTTGACCAACCGGGCGAAGGCGGCATCGAACGCAGCACCGGGCGAACCTTCGGGATGGTAGTAGAGATACTCTTCGAACTGATCGAAGATGAAGAACATCTGACCGGAAAACACCGCGCAGCACTCCATGATGAAGCGATCCAGCGGAAGATCCTGTTCGCCGTAGAATGCCTCCTCCGCCATCGGAGTGTCATCGTCCGGCCCCAGGGCACCACGGAGCGCCTCCTCCAGTTCCGCGAAAGTGATCTCCGCTGGCAGGGCAGCATCGGGAACCGACTCTACCTGGCTTTTGCGCAGGCGGTTGATGACTTCCAGCAAGGCCTCGAGGATCTTGTGACGCAGGTACTTCGCGAAGTCCGGGGATTGCCAGTCACGGAACAGCAGGACCGCCACCCGGTGCTCCGGCTTCTGAAGTTCGGGTATCACCCCGGCCCGGATCAGCGAGGTCTTGCCGCAGCCGCTCTCGCCATAGAGCACGGTGAGCTTCGAGCCATAGAGCTTGGAGATGACTATCTGAATCTCCGAGCCACGCCCGGCGAAGTAGTCATTGTCCCCGCTGGAAAAAGGGTGAACCCCGCGATAGGGATTGGCTCCAAGCGAACCGCCTGTTTGTGGTGGTTGGCCGGTGGTCATGACCGCTGGACTGGGGTGGAAACCTGGAGCTTCAGCGCATTCTTGAGATCCCGGACAAAGGTGTTGAGATCCATGTCACATACCTCCACGCGACGGATCTCCCATATCTTCTTGTCCACTCTCGTGGGCCCTTTTTGAATAGCCCAATGATCTTTGGCTGCCGATCTCGGTTCCTTCCCCTCTGAAGAGTCGTCCGGTGATTCCGCTGCGGAATCGGCGCAATCCGCCCGAGCCTGGATCCCCAGTGTCTTGCCCACACTGCCTCCACCTCTCCCCGCCTGTTTGCCCGCAGCAGCCCTTGGCTGGCCCCTGATGTTTTCGAGAATTACCCGGAAATTCCAGTCTTCGAGGCTATAGCCCATGAAGAGAAACTTCATATGCGGGTTGCAAGCCGAGATGAAGTCGGGAAGCACCCGCATCCCCCCGTTCAAACTCAAACGCGCGAGAAACCGCACATAGTCCTCTTCGGTAATCACGAATTCCCTGCTCTCCACCGAGCCGTGCATCTTGTAGATGACGGGCAATCCCACCTTCGCGACAATACTATTCAAAACGTTGGTCCCAACCTCCTCCGATTTCTGGCTCGCGATGGGACCATCTCCACCCGCCTTTGAGAATATCTCGTACTTGATGGAACCCACTTTCTCCGCGTTCCCGGTGATTTGGACGACCCTGACGAACGAGCGCCCCTTCTCGATATACGCATCCTCAATCAGCGTATCGTAATTGGTCGTCACGAC belongs to Luteolibacter ambystomatis and includes:
- a CDS encoding SIR2 family NAD-dependent protein deacylase is translated as MDIQNGSAFAPSASELAHEIAMNGGLPAWYLSDSQNLSRVASYYELTYDCFSSDCDDQAEGSLRHILETKFRNCGRPGDIHHFLAENADLFPLVVTTNYDTLIEDAYIEKGRSFVRVVQITGNAEKVGSIKYEIFSKAGGDGPIASQKSEEVGTNVLNSIVAKVGLPVIYKMHGSVESREFVITEEDYVRFLARLSLNGGMRVLPDFISACNPHMKFLFMGYSLEDWNFRVILENIRGQPRAAAGKQAGRGGGSVGKTLGIQARADCADSAAESPDDSSEGKEPRSAAKDHWAIQKGPTRVDKKIWEIRRVEVCDMDLNTFVRDLKNALKLQVSTPVQRS